Proteins encoded in a region of the Sebastes fasciatus isolate fSebFas1 chromosome 9, fSebFas1.pri, whole genome shotgun sequence genome:
- the agpat4 gene encoding 1-acyl-sn-glycerol-3-phosphate acyltransferase delta, producing MGLLQLLKSQFLSHLIICYVFLVSGIIINLLQICTLPLWLVSKQLARRINIKLGYCVSSQLVVLLEWWSGTECTLYTDPKSSHLFGKETAIAVLNHRYEIDFLCGWTFCDRFGVLGSSKVLAKKELRYVPVIGWMWYFLEIVFCKRKWEEDRRTVAQSLQNLRDYPANFWFLLFCEGTRFTPKKHQLSMQVAESKGLPKLKHHLLPRTKGFWVTVQNLRGTAAAVYDCTLNFRNNEVPTLLGVLNGKKYDADLYVRRIPLESIPEDEAECAAWLHKLYQEKDSFQEHYIQTGRFPGPTVSPPSRPWALINFLFWACLLLYPLGLLLAQLVSSGSIFTILVSVALCSAASMGVRWMIGQTEIDRGSSYGSKTAPLNNN from the exons ATgggcctcctgcagctgctgaaaTCCCAGTTCTTGAGCCACCTGATCATCTGCTATGTGTTCCTGGTTAGCGGCATCATTATCAACCTGTTGCAGATCTGTACTTTACCTCTGTGGCTGGTCAGTAAGCAGCTGGCCCGCAGGATCAACATCAAACTGGGCTACTGCGTCAGCAGCC AGTTGGTAGTTCTCCTGGAGTGGTGGTCTGGGACAGAGTGCACGCTCTACACAGACCCAAAGAGTTCTCACCTGTTTGGAAAAGAGACTGCAATTGCGGTTCTCAATCACAGATACGAGATTGACTTCCTGTGTGGCTGGACCTTTTGTGACCGATTCGGAGTTCTTGGG agcTCAAAAGTGTTGGCCAAAAAAGAGTTGCGTTATGTCCCTGTTATCGGCTGGATGTGGTACTTCCTTGAGATCGTTTTCTGCAAGAGGAAGTGGGAGGAGGACCGAAGGACGGTGGCTCAGAGTCTTCAGAACCTGCGGGATTACCCAGCAAACTTCTGG TTCTTGCTTTTCTGTGAAGGAACACGCTTCACACCGAAGAAGCACCAGCTCAGCATGCAGGTGGCTGAGAGCAAAGGTTTACCCAAACTGAAGCATCATCTTCTGCCCAGGACCAAAGGATTCTGGGTAACTGTCCAAAACCTCAGAGGAACTG CTGCAGCTGTTTATGACTGTACGCTGAACTTCAGAAACAACGAAGTGCCAACCTTGCTTGGAGTTCTTAATGGGAAAAAATATGACGCAGATTTATATGTGAG GAGAATCCCTCTAGAGTCGATCCCAGAAGATGAGGCAGAGTGTGCTGCGTGGCTCCACAAACTCTACCAGGAAAAG GATAGCTTTCAGGAGCACTACATACAAACAGGGCGTTTCCCCGGCCCCACAGTGAGCCCTCCAAGCCGACCCTGGGCCTTGATCAACTTTCTTTTCTGGGCCTGCCTGCTCCTCTACCCTCTAGGCCTGCTACTCGCTCAACTGGTCAGCTCTGGATCGatattcaccatcttagtttctGTGGCTCTCTGCTCTGCAG CTTCAATGGGAGTTCGCTGGATGATTGGCCAGACTGAGATTGACAGAGGCTCAAGCTATGGGAGTAAAACGGCTCCTCTAAACAACAACTAA